In Mercurialis annua linkage group LG6, ddMerAnnu1.2, whole genome shotgun sequence, the following are encoded in one genomic region:
- the LOC126686576 gene encoding pectinesterase inhibitor 9, translated as MANLRLSLFLTLLPLLCISGTAQPTSVKRSRSRSPSYIESSCRATRYPALCLQYLSTLPNSTIQNPHQLAQAALTVSLYRARYTRSYMLKITKQLRLTKAKEYQAVKDCLDQINDSVQQLGQSIRELRRLGSQEETAVDAVWRLSNVESWTSAALSDASFCLNEFPGRRMSKLKATIKGKVLNVAQATSNALALFHRFAVRYRAAAKKLP; from the coding sequence ATGGCCAATCTCCGCCTCTCCTTGTTCCTAACCCTCCTCCCCCTCCTCTGCATTTCCGGCACCGCTCAGCCAACCTCCGTCAAAAGATCCCGGTCACGGTCACCGTCCTACATCGAGTCCTCATGCCGAGCCACCCGCTACCCAGCCCTATGTCTCCAATACCTCTCCACTCTCCCAAACTCAACCATACAGAACCCCCACCAGCTAGCCCAAGCTGCCCTAACGGTCAGTCTCTACAGAGCCCGTTACACCCGCTCATACATGTTAAAGATCACTAAACAGCTCAGGTTAACAAAAGCTAAGGAGTATCAAGCAGTGAAGGACTGCTTGGATCAGATAAACGACAGCGTACAGCAACTTGGCCAGTCTATTAGAGAACTACGTCGTTTGGGAAGCCAGGAAGAAACGGCGGTTGATGCGGTGTGGCGGTTGAGTAACGTGGAGTCGTGGACTAGCGCTGCTCTGTCTGATGCTTCGTTTTGCCTTAACGAGTTTCCGGGGAGGAGGATGAGTAAGTTAAAGGCTACCATTAAAGGTAAGGTTTTGAATGTAGCTCAGGCGACTAGTAATGCGTTAGCGTTGTTTCATCGGTTTGCCGTAAGGTATAGAGCCGCCGCTAAGAAGCTGCCGTGA